CCGCCCGACTGGATTTCATCAATGGTTTTACCATGAAGCGATGGCGTTTCTTTATTTTCTGCAACTGTGAAGCTTCGGCCAGAATCTCGGACCGTAATCGAAAGCTCATTAGCATGCATTTCGAATTCCACCTCGATTTTGCCATCTTCTCCATCATAAGCATGCAGCACAGCATTATTGCAAGCTTCAGATACCGCTACCTTCATGTCCTCGATATCTTCGAAGGTAAATTTCATTTTACTTGCTATTCCGTATAGAGTAAGCCGAACCAAATCTACGAATTCCGGTTGCGCAGGGACTGTTAATTTTACATTACTTTCTCTTTTCATAGGGGTCTCTCCTCATTCCTCTCTTATAAAATGGTTATTCTGCCTTGGCTAGAAAGGGAGTAATCCCCGTCATATCGAACAGCTTGCGTATAGATGTTGGAACATGCTCTACATCGAAAGGAGCGCTACGTGCATGACGAGCCTTTACAATTGAAATCAAAATCCCGATTCCTGTACTATCAATATATTTGAGATCCTGAAGATTTAAGGTTAGCCTTCGGTCGACTAATTCGATAAGAGGCTCCATTACTGCACGCATTTGCGTTGCAACCTCCAGATCGAATTCACCGCCTACGAATACGATAGTCTGGTCTTCCCTATTTTCTGTGCGGAGCGTGAATTTATTATTAGTTACCATAAAAAATCTCCCCTCTTCCTTTGCATCCATTGAATTGGTTTATTAATAACTGTCCAATTGATGCTCTAATTTGGTTATAACCCTTTTTCCTAATCTTTGAAACATCAATAACGTTTTAGTAAGAAAACCATCTGATCTTTTTTCATGAAGTATATTTTTCCTTGGTTTAAGTCATCGTAACAAAAAGCTCTCAGTTAACATTGCTGGTGCTTCTTCATTTGAACTGGCAATTCATATTGTGAACCAGCAAGGTATTGGAGGTAAATGATGAGCTTACATTATGGATCTTTGTTCTGGCCTAGCACTTATTCGGCACCCCCTAGATATCCATCGCTGAAAATTCCGGGAAAAACACGTGTCGTCATTATTGGGGGCGGGATGTCCGGCGTTATCTGCGGATATGTGCTTGCCAAGAGCGGTATTGATGCCATTCTAATCGAGCAAGGCTTCATCGCTTCTGGGAGTACGTCTGCGAATACCGGGTTACTGCAATACTCCAATGACAAGATGTTAAGCGACTTTACTGAACAGCTTGGGGAAAAGAATGCCGTTTTATTTTATCGTGCCTGCAAGCACGCAGCCGAGCAATTAGGCGATATAGCTGAAGGTTTGCGAAGACAAGTTGATTTCAAGCGCCGCAGTAGCTTTTACTATGCCTCAACTCCGGAGGATGTCCCTGCACTTAGACGGGAATATGACATGCTGCTCCAGCATGGATTTCCTGCGGATTGGTGGGAAGAAAATCAAATCGGGCTAATGTTCCCGTTCCAACGAGCTGCAGCAATTGTCACACGCGGGGATGCTGAAGTTAATCCTTATAAATTCGTTAATGCTGTTGCAGAAGAAGCCCATCTAAGCGGACTCGACATCTATGAAAATACAGCTATGCTATCCGTGGAGCCCTCCTCCCAAGGTTATGTCGTAAAAACAAATCTAGGTGATATTGAAACGGAGCATGTCATCTATGCCGTTGGTTATGTTCCGGAGTCAGCGGGGGGACGATGGGTAGAAGCCAAGCTCAACCGCTCCTATGCTATAGCCACTGAACCGATCGCTTCCCTATCCGATTGGCATGAAAGGTTCATGTTATGGGAGACAGCCCGACCCTACTTATACTTAAGAACAACCGTTGATAATCGAATTATCGTGGGAGGGCTGGATGAGAACATCCGACAGCCAGTTCAAACCAAGCAGGAGCTAAAGTCACATTCCTTGAGACTTCTTTCAGAGCTTCATAAGCTATTTCCAAGCTTGGACCCACAAATCCGTTATGAATGGTGTGCGACTTTTGGTGAATCAGCAGACGGTTTGCCTTGGATTGGCGAAGATCCGGACCGTCCTGGGCAGCATTACTGTCTAGGTTATGGAGGTAACGGATCAATATATAGCTTGCTTGGTGCAGAGATTATCCGAGACCACCTACTCGGCGTGCATAATCCCATCGCAGCGATCGTTCGACCCAATCGTCACACAGCTTCTGCTTCTGTTGGAGGCTAATAGACAGGGAAGATAAACCGCAGGTTGAGGGCTACAAGCCGCTACCAGCGGACTAATTGTTCGAAAACCGAGTATCGGTGCGCTGTAAGCCGCTATCAGCGGACTAATTGGAGGGAATCCTCGCAGCGGAGCTCTGCAAGCCGCTACCAGCGGACTAAATGGCGGGAATCCTCGCAGCGGAGCACTCCAAGCCGCTACCAGCGGACTAAATGGCGGGAATCCGCGCAGCGGAGCTCTGCAAGCCGCTACCAGCGGACTAAATGGCGGGAATCCGCGCAGCGGAGCACTCCAAGCCGCTGTCAGCGGACTAATTGTTCGAAAACCGAGTATCGGTGCGCTGTAAGCCGCTATCAGCGGACTAATTGGAGGGAATCCGCGCAGCGGAGCTCTGCAAGCCGCTACCAGCGGACTAAATGGCGGGAATCCGCGCAGCGGAGCTCTGCAAGCCGCTACCAGCGGACTAAATGGCGGGAATCCGCGCAGCGGAGCTCTGCAAGCCGCTACCAGCGGACTAAATGGCGGGAATCCGCGCAGCGGAGCACTCCAAGCCGCTGTCAGCGGACTAGAGTGCTGTATCCACGCAAAAAAGCCTACAAAACCACCGTTACTCGGGGATTTGCAGGCTTTACGTTGTAGCTGCCCTACTCAAGTACAATTACTGGAAGACGTCGGATGCTCCTGCTTGCCTTAGACAGTCCTGCGCATCGAGCTCCGGATCTGTTTTCGCAACTAATAAATATTGACCTGATTCGACTGCTTGGCCACATTGCTTAGCTGCATTCTCAGGAATCCCAATTGCGTGCAACACCCCACTGCTGCTCGCCTCCTCATCGGAGTTAGAGCCATAGAACACCACGCCTGCCGTCCCAGAGTTGGAGTTCATGGACATACTCCCTACGGGGAACCCCCCTGTAGCCATTGGAGCAGTGCCGAAGGGCAGAACATCTCCGTTTTCATCATGTGATCTAATCGCTTGAATCTCATATAGCTCTTCAATCGCAACTTCCCCATCAGCTGCCAATAGCGGAGCACCTTCCCTATTGTTCACGACAACACGTATTTCTTCTTGCTCTACTCCCGCTTCACGAAGCAGCCGAACGGCCTGCAGTACCTCATCCTCTTTGTCAAAAATACCTATAGTCACTGTCATTTTAGTCACACTCCCTCCGAGCTTAGCCTAATCGAAAACTCCTACATATTAGGTATACCCTGAAGTGGAAAATTTGACTCTAGCTAACGAATTTTGCGAAAGATTCTATACTTATCATTACAAGCTTCGTAACGACCGGCCATAGGTGTGAAGGAGATTGATTCCTTGCCCCCCAACGTTAGAAACCCCTCTTGTGCTAAGCTTTCGTAGAAGAGCTTATGAGCTTGGTCCCTAAGCTGAGAGTTGAAATAAATCATAACATTACGGCACATAATGACATGAAATTCGTTAAAGGAGCTATCCGTAACCAGGTTATGGCGTGCAAACACGATAGGTTGGCGTAAAAATGGCTTAACCATCACTGTTCCATGATCCGAGATGTAGTAATCGGAGAAGGACTGCTGGCCACCCGCTAACTGATAGTTTTTCGTATACTTTTTCATCCGGTCAATCGGTATGATTCCGTCTTTGGCTCTTTGCAAAGCACTCTCGCTAATGTCTGTAGCGTATATCCGCGACTTGTGCAGCAATCCCTCTTCATTTAACAGGATGGCCATCGAATAGACTTCCTCACCTGTGGAGCAGCCAGCGTGCCATATTCGAATAAAAGGGAGCTCACGCAGCAAGGGAATGATATCCCTCCTAAAGGCCAAAAACATGTCTGGATCGCGAAACATTTCCGTGACAGGGATAACGAGATCACCTAAGAGACGGTGGAACACCTCAGAATGATGCATGACTTTTGCCTGCAAGGATGAAACATTCTCTAGCCCTTCCAGTCGCAGACGATGCCAAATTCTTCGGCGGATAGATGCATAGGAATAATTGCGAAAATCATAGCCATATCTCCGGTAAATTCCTTCTAACAACAGGTTGATTTCGATTTTCTCGAGCTCGCCATCGAGCGGTAGCTGTGTATTCATCGATGCAGCCATACTCTCATTAAAGATAAGAGCTGGTCCGTATTGACCGGCTTCGTAATATAATCAGAAGCGCCAGCCTCAATGCATTTATTTCTATCATCCTTCATCGCCTTAGCTGTCAATGCGATGATTGGAATGTTGTTCCATTCAGCGTTGCTACGAATATGCTTCATCGCTTCGTAACCGTCCATTTCAGGCATCATAATATCCATTAGCACTAAATCAACGTCAGATTGCTCTTCTAGTATGCTCAGAGCCTCCCGTCCATTTTCTGCAACGATGACTTTCATCTTCTTATGCTCCAACACGCTTGATAGAGCAAAGACATTGCGTGCATCATCATCTACGAGTAGTATTTTCTTATTTTCAAATGCGGCTTCTCCCTGATGCAGCTTGCTTAGAAGCTTTTGCTTTTCCTCGGGGAGCTCAGACTCCATTCTATGCAAGAAAAGCGCCGTTTCCTCCAAAAGACGCGCTGGTGAGTTTACGTCCTTAATGATGATTTTGTTTACATATGGCCTTATTTTTCTTAGCACATCCTCATGAATATCATTTAATCCGTGCACTATAACTGGAATGCGTCTCAAATCTGTTGATTCTTGAATGTGATCAAGTAAGGTAGTTCCCGAATCACCTGCCAAATTAGAACCGAGAACGATGCAATCGAAAGAATTTTCCCTTAATTCATCCCTTGCTCTAACTACATCTGGAACTGCGGTTACGATAACGTCTTTATGATCAATTAGCTGTGTGAGACTTAGCCGCATTTCGTCCTCTTGCTCAATAAGCAGCAGCTTCTTTGGTTTTTTATGATCCAAAACCCGATTAATATTTCTAAAAACCTGTTCAAGCTGCTCTCCAGTAGCCGGCTTCTGTAAATGGCCTATCGCACCCATTCGAAGGCCCTCATTCGATTGTTTGACAACAGATATGACATGAACCGGGATATGACGAGTTTCTGGATCACTCTTAAGCTCATTAAGCACAGACCATCCGTCCGTCACTGGTAATTGAATGTCTAGAATAATAGCTTCAGGTTTCAAGGATTTGGCTAGCTCAAGGCCTTCATCACCCTGCAGCGCAATAACTGCCTTAAACCCGCGGGAATGTGCCATCTCCAGCAGAACTTTGGCAAAGTTCACATCATCTTCAATGATCAGTAGCACCTTATCTTCTTTGACCAAAGAGGCACGGTCATCTTCAGGTACCAATTCCCTTGCCATCTGATTTATAGGGGAACTAGGAGCCGAATCGTATGGGTATAATGGTTCCGAATCCAATGGGAATGTGCCATAGTCTATCACTTGCTCAGGCACAACAAGGGTAAATGTGCTACCTTTACCCAAACTCGTCTCTAAATAAATCCACCCTCCCAGCAGATGAGCAAGCTCCCTGCTTATCGTAAGCCCAAGACCAGTACCGCCATATTTACGACTCGTCGTCCCATCTGCTTGACGGAATGCCTCAAAAACAAGCTGGCTATTCTCTGGCGCTATCCCAATTCCAGTATCTGTTACTGATAACGCTACATAGCCTTTATCAGATTTCTTTCGGTCTGATTCCATTTCCTCCTCGCTTGGCCTGCGTATCGTAAACGTAACTGAGCCGGATTCCGTGAATTTAATCGCATTGGATAGCAGATTTCGCATAATTTGCTTCAGCCGATGTCCATCCGTCCATATCACTTCTGGAATGTCCTCTTTTTGCTCGACAAATAAAGATAAGTTTTTGGATACTGCCATCGGTGTATAGGTATGATCTAGGAACGCGGAAATATCGTCCAATACCACCCACTCCGGGTGAATGTCCATTTTACCGGCATCCACCTTGGACAAATCTAGTATTTCATCTATCATCTTCATCAAATCGTTTCCAGAATAATGAATGGTTTGCATATATTCCTTCTGCTTATCGGTTAGATTGCCTTCCTTGTTCTCCGCAAGAAACTCAGACAGAATGAGTAAGCTGTTCAGAGGCGTTCTTAGCTCATGGGACATATTGGCAAGAAACTCAGTTTTATATTTACTTGTCATCGCCAATTGAAGCGCCTGACGTTCCAGCTCAGAATTTGCTTGGGCTACCCGTTCAATATGCTGCTCTAAAGAAATTGTTTTGACAGTTAGCTCATGATTCGTAAGCTCTAGCTCTTCCTGCTGATGCTGCAGCTGTTGTTCCGATTTTTTCAAATCATTTTGTTGGCTCTCAAGCTTATCATTCGTTTCCCTTAGCTCTTCCTGCTGACAAACGAGCTCTTCGGACTGGGCCTGCAGCTCTTCAGTCATCGCTTGGGATTCCCTTAGTAATTCCTCCACTCGTTGGCGTGAGCGAATATTGTTTAGAATCGTGCCTAGCTTGTCGCATAGAATAACGAGCATTTCTTTGTTCTCCGAATTAAACCCCTTTATAGAAGCCAGTTCAATGACTCCGATAACCTGACTTTCATAAATAATCGG
This portion of the Cohnella abietis genome encodes:
- a CDS encoding response regulator — encoded protein: MKIKSKLRVGFTLLLLLLIGITSFGYLRMSQMNSSMNHFYDNRFEKVKVALAVRGEINSAGRIMNDMMIGDQDPTEGAKDITTKLLNADQQFKTLARLEQTSDEQDEMDGITKKTEVYTKSLTSFIELINKDEVDAAKKLYADHLRGQQRQVIDSMDGLVKTQENALKEEMGDSRRLYDRSVQMMAALTIIGLLLGIAIVLWIFPSITQGLNLLGKMADRFGKGRLRGFARFEIKSQDELGQLAHLFKKIALDLQAKNEREALLSDIQQRQGRINAQAAHVTELLQQGSDTKLVAEAFISEFAPVLGASYAHLYLVNPTANEEQLELSGAYASLGQSTGEGVSGIPEVIHPGQGLVGQCFKDAQPISMEDVPAGYVKIGSSLGAAEPKGLLIHPIIYESQVIGVIELASIKGFNSENKEMLVILCDKLGTILNNIRSRQRVEELLRESQAMTEELQAQSEELVCQQEELRETNDKLESQQNDLKKSEQQLQHQQEELELTNHELTVKTISLEQHIERVAQANSELERQALQLAMTSKYKTEFLANMSHELRTPLNSLLILSEFLAENKEGNLTDKQKEYMQTIHYSGNDLMKMIDEILDLSKVDAGKMDIHPEWVVLDDISAFLDHTYTPMAVSKNLSLFVEQKEDIPEVIWTDGHRLKQIMRNLLSNAIKFTESGSVTFTIRRPSEEEMESDRKKSDKGYVALSVTDTGIGIAPENSQLVFEAFRQADGTTSRKYGGTGLGLTISRELAHLLGGWIYLETSLGKGSTFTLVVPEQVIDYGTFPLDSEPLYPYDSAPSSPINQMARELVPEDDRASLVKEDKVLLIIEDDVNFAKVLLEMAHSRGFKAVIALQGDEGLELAKSLKPEAIILDIQLPVTDGWSVLNELKSDPETRHIPVHVISVVKQSNEGLRMGAIGHLQKPATGEQLEQVFRNINRVLDHKKPKKLLLIEQEDEMRLSLTQLIDHKDVIVTAVPDVVRARDELRENSFDCIVLGSNLAGDSGTTLLDHIQESTDLRRIPVIVHGLNDIHEDVLRKIRPYVNKIIIKDVNSPARLLEETALFLHRMESELPEEKQKLLSKLHQGEAAFENKKILLVDDDARNVFALSSVLEHKKMKVIVAENGREALSILEEQSDVDLVLMDIMMPEMDGYEAMKHIRSNAEWNNIPIIALTAKAMKDDRNKCIEAGASDYITKPVNTDQLLSLMRVWLHR
- a CDS encoding NAD(P)/FAD-dependent oxidoreductase, yielding MMSLHYGSLFWPSTYSAPPRYPSLKIPGKTRVVIIGGGMSGVICGYVLAKSGIDAILIEQGFIASGSTSANTGLLQYSNDKMLSDFTEQLGEKNAVLFYRACKHAAEQLGDIAEGLRRQVDFKRRSSFYYASTPEDVPALRREYDMLLQHGFPADWWEENQIGLMFPFQRAAAIVTRGDAEVNPYKFVNAVAEEAHLSGLDIYENTAMLSVEPSSQGYVVKTNLGDIETEHVIYAVGYVPESAGGRWVEAKLNRSYAIATEPIASLSDWHERFMLWETARPYLYLRTTVDNRIIVGGLDENIRQPVQTKQELKSHSLRLLSELHKLFPSLDPQIRYEWCATFGESADGLPWIGEDPDRPGQHYCLGYGGNGSIYSLLGAEIIRDHLLGVHNPIAAIVRPNRHTASASVGG
- the rsbW gene encoding anti-sigma B factor RsbW; this encodes MKRESNVKLTVPAQPEFVDLVRLTLYGIASKMKFTFEDIEDMKVAVSEACNNAVLHAYDGEDGKIEVEFEMHANELSITVRDSGRSFTVAENKETPSLHGKTIDEIQSGGLGLYLMQALMDRVEVRHEGGTTVLLTKKRMKSEETA
- a CDS encoding STAS domain-containing protein, translating into MVTNNKFTLRTENREDQTIVFVGGEFDLEVATQMRAVMEPLIELVDRRLTLNLQDLKYIDSTGIGILISIVKARHARSAPFDVEHVPTSIRKLFDMTGITPFLAKAE
- a CDS encoding general stress protein, which encodes MTVTIGIFDKEDEVLQAVRLLREAGVEQEEIRVVVNNREGAPLLAADGEVAIEELYEIQAIRSHDENGDVLPFGTAPMATGGFPVGSMSMNSNSGTAGVVFYGSNSDEEASSSGVLHAIGIPENAAKQCGQAVESGQYLLVAKTDPELDAQDCLRQAGASDVFQ
- a CDS encoding CheR family methyltransferase; translated protein: MNTQLPLDGELEKIEINLLLEGIYRRYGYDFRNYSYASIRRRIWHRLRLEGLENVSSLQAKVMHHSEVFHRLLGDLVIPVTEMFRDPDMFLAFRRDIIPLLRELPFIRIWHAGCSTGEEVYSMAILLNEEGLLHKSRIYATDISESALQRAKDGIIPIDRMKKYTKNYQLAGGQQSFSDYYISDHGTVMVKPFLRQPIVFARHNLVTDSSFNEFHVIMCRNVMIYFNSQLRDQAHKLFYESLAQEGFLTLGGKESISFTPMAGRYEACNDKYRIFRKIR